One window of the Penaeus vannamei isolate JL-2024 chromosome 31, ASM4276789v1, whole genome shotgun sequence genome contains the following:
- the LOC113807895 gene encoding putative protein MSS51 homolog, mitochondrial: MTFELKEYPPRSFSEKYQKYLAPHGILQPPQLVLKNKKLGNNAEDTLKKAFKITVKKLAKMRSTCANCNSEVKGTLLCPGCKAAKYCSEKCRYERKLSHAMVCEALRLELIDQIVECLPTPVLLGRDILRGRGGLVKDWKDWFTRHTCLEDNIKAGAEVVSQWWAYTGVPHPGEESIRASLERWVSNVFSTVLTIGHCPIWLPGLQTSLQGQGAVHIHLLGADLPEVNAVESGLIQVSSRVLGQPLVVTLVAPDLAHHPQTFSWTPRSPNQVTPGVRAVAYPGLYHDFWRDHIATPDAQDRVPRPHVALAIHPGVHTDEMLELWKPTLQLLAYERVPVVMTTYNKAEFQETLEKLEPLRCNFVHKDLNPLRSLLAKQTPYEPDHVWASNSYVIAIDNSDSPIPNGSSM, translated from the exons ATGACGTTCGAACTGAAGGAGTACCCGCCCAGGTCCTTCTCGGAGAAGTACCAGAAATACCTGGCTCCTCACGGTATCCTCCAGCCGCCGCAGCTCGTCCTCAAGAACAAAAAGCTGGGTAATAATGCCGAGGACACACTCAAGAAAGCCTTCAAGATCACCGTAAAAAAGCTGGCAAAGATGAGGTCAACGTGTGCCAACTGCAACAGCGAAG TGAAGGGGACCCTGTTATGCCCGGGTTGCAAGGCGGCAAAATACTGCAGTGAAAAATGCCGCTACGAGAGGAAACTGTCACATGCTATGGTGTGTGAGGCGCTGAGATTAGAACTCATAGACCAG ATCGTGGAATGCTTGCCCACGCCCGTGCTCTTGGGCCGGGACATCCTGCGCGGGCGTGGTGGGCTGGTGAAGGACTGGAAGGATTGGTTCACACGGCACACCTGCCTCGAGGATAACATCAAGGCGGGCGCGGAGGTCGTCAGTCAGTGGTGGGCGTACACGGGCGTCCCCCACCCCG GGGAGGAGAGCATCCGCGCCTCCCTCGAGCGGTGGGTCAGCAACGTCTTCAGCACCGTGCTCACCATAGGTCACTGCCCCATCTGGCTCCCCGGCCTCCAGACAAGCCTCCAAGGTCAAGGCGCCGTCCACATCCATCTCCTCGGGGCTGACCTGCCGGAGGTCAATGCCGTGGAGTCCGGTCTCATTCAG gtATCGAGTCGCGTCCTCGGCCAGCCCCTCGTCGTCACCCTGGTCGCGCCCGACTTGGCCCACCACCCGCAGACCTTTTCCTGGACACCCCGAAGCCCCAATCAG GTCACACCAGGCGTGCGTGCTGTAGCGTACCCTGGCCTGTACCACGATTTCTGGAGAGACCACATCGCCACTCCGGATGCCCAGGACCGG GTTCCTCGCCCCCACGTCGCCCTCGCCATCCACCCTGGAGTCCACACAGACGAAATGCTGGAACTCTGGAAACCGACGCTCCAACTGCTAGCCTATGAACGCGTCCCCGTCGTTATGACCACGTACAATAAGGCCGAATTCCAAGAGACTTTAGAG AAACTGGAGCCACTGAGGTGCAACTTCGTCCACAAGGACCTCaatccccttcgctccctcctggCCAAGCAAACGCCCTATGAACCCGACCACGTCTGGGCCTCCAATTCTTACGTCATCGCTATTGATAACTCCGACTCACCGATTCCCAACGGTTCATCTATGTGA